The Rana temporaria chromosome 4, aRanTem1.1, whole genome shotgun sequence genome contains a region encoding:
- the C4H2orf72 gene encoding uncharacterized protein C2orf72 homolog isoform X1 codes for MARDSTESRFLEVLHRFGGPQRVQLVGELWDRAESRALLEGFLRDIFPAELPPGADILRSKAAQQGSEKGHLCEGSPGRGGEKAPLCEGSPEHGENGAGPRCEGSPEHGENGAGPRCEGSPEHGGNGAGPRCEGNPERGGEKDPQRGAQPAVPTRPAPQPKPERTLRFGLVFFLCRAETLRLRGASRQLREILRDVRERMPAGGAVIGVIMKTKSEVNGQEIGVLCEDGGSEVSSLLAILQAVFPEKSRGKLCSEVRACVLLPGQEESRREIQRLACEALTAADELRKVKPKMKSQCFSWRRRRWKDCVEKEFVQEGTALTVLQYPNGDCTETTDA; via the exons ATGGCCCGGGACAGCACGGAGTCTCGCTTCCTGGAGGTGCTGCACCGCTTTGGAGGACCGCAACGCGTCCAGCTAGTCGGAGAACTGTGGGACCGGGCGGAGAGCCGGGCTCTGCTGGAAGGGTTTCTCAGGGACATATTCCCGGCTGAGCTTCCTCCTGGGGCGGACATACTGAGGAGTAAGGCGGCTCAGCAAGGCAGTGAGAAGGGACACCTGTGTGAGGGAAGCCCGGGGCGCGGCGGTGAGAAGGCACCCCTGTGTGAGGGGAGCCCGGAACACGGCGAGAATGGAGCGGGACCCCGGTGTGAG GGGAGCCCGGAACACGGCGAGAATGGAGCTGGACCCCGGTGTGAGGGGAGCCCGGAACACGGCGGGAATGGAGCTGGACCCCGGTGTGAGGGGAACCCGGAGCGCGGCGGTGAGAAGGACCCTCAACGCGGAGCCCAGCCTGCGGTCCCCACACGCCCCGCCCCTCAGCCTAAACCAGAGCGGACTTTACGCTTCGGATTGGTGTTCTTCCTGTGCCGGGCGGAGACTTTGAGACTGAGAGGAGCGAGCCGTCAACTGCGGGAGATACTGCGGGACGTCCGGGAACGAATGCCGGCAGGTGGCGCTGTTATCGGAGTGATCATGAAGACGAAGAGCGAGGTCAATGGGCAGGAGATAGGGGTGCTGTGTGAGGATGGGGGCTCTGAGGTCTCCTCTCTCCTGGCCATCCTGCAGGCCGTGTTCCCTGAGAAGAGTCGGGGGAAGCTGTGCTCAGAGGTCCGGGCATGTGTCCTCCTCCCCGGACAGGAGGAGTCCAGGAGAGAGATCCAGAGGCTGGCCTGCGAGGCGCTCACAGCGGCAG atgagCTGAGAAAAGTAAAGCCCAAAATGAAGTCCCAATGTTTCTCATGGAGGAGAAGGAGATGGAAGGACTGTGTAGAGAAGG
- the C4H2orf72 gene encoding uncharacterized protein C2orf72 homolog isoform X2, which produces MARDSTESRFLEVLHRFGGPQRVQLVGELWDRAESRALLEGFLRDIFPAELPPGADILRSKAAQQGSEKGHLCEGSPGRGGEKAPLCEGSPEHGGNGAGPRCEGNPERGGEKDPQRGAQPAVPTRPAPQPKPERTLRFGLVFFLCRAETLRLRGASRQLREILRDVRERMPAGGAVIGVIMKTKSEVNGQEIGVLCEDGGSEVSSLLAILQAVFPEKSRGKLCSEVRACVLLPGQEESRREIQRLACEALTAADELRKVKPKMKSQCFSWRRRRWKDCVEKEFVQEGTALTVLQYPNGDCTETTDA; this is translated from the exons ATGGCCCGGGACAGCACGGAGTCTCGCTTCCTGGAGGTGCTGCACCGCTTTGGAGGACCGCAACGCGTCCAGCTAGTCGGAGAACTGTGGGACCGGGCGGAGAGCCGGGCTCTGCTGGAAGGGTTTCTCAGGGACATATTCCCGGCTGAGCTTCCTCCTGGGGCGGACATACTGAGGAGTAAGGCGGCTCAGCAAGGCAGTGAGAAGGGACACCTGTGTGAGGGAAGCCCGGGGCGCGGCGGTGAGAAGGCACCCCTGTGTGAG GGGAGCCCGGAACACGGCGGGAATGGAGCTGGACCCCGGTGTGAGGGGAACCCGGAGCGCGGCGGTGAGAAGGACCCTCAACGCGGAGCCCAGCCTGCGGTCCCCACACGCCCCGCCCCTCAGCCTAAACCAGAGCGGACTTTACGCTTCGGATTGGTGTTCTTCCTGTGCCGGGCGGAGACTTTGAGACTGAGAGGAGCGAGCCGTCAACTGCGGGAGATACTGCGGGACGTCCGGGAACGAATGCCGGCAGGTGGCGCTGTTATCGGAGTGATCATGAAGACGAAGAGCGAGGTCAATGGGCAGGAGATAGGGGTGCTGTGTGAGGATGGGGGCTCTGAGGTCTCCTCTCTCCTGGCCATCCTGCAGGCCGTGTTCCCTGAGAAGAGTCGGGGGAAGCTGTGCTCAGAGGTCCGGGCATGTGTCCTCCTCCCCGGACAGGAGGAGTCCAGGAGAGAGATCCAGAGGCTGGCCTGCGAGGCGCTCACAGCGGCAG atgagCTGAGAAAAGTAAAGCCCAAAATGAAGTCCCAATGTTTCTCATGGAGGAGAAGGAGATGGAAGGACTGTGTAGAGAAGG